A genomic stretch from Mariprofundus sp. NF includes:
- a CDS encoding dihydroorotate dehydrogenase-like protein, with the protein MTDLSTTYLGMRLKNPLVPSASPLARDPDAAKRLEDAGAAAIVMNSLFEEEVNADEERLDHLMHHQDIGHFEASSYLPAEDSYKTHLESYLEQLEGLKGSLEIPVIASLNGTTPSGWTAHAKQLQQAGADALELNVYYMPADMTQWADAVESRYVDILSEVKKQVDIPVIMKLSSQFSSVGNFVKKLEAAGADGVSLFNRYYLPDIDLETLAVTPSLKLSSSVESRLSMRWIAMLYGRVNMTLAATSGVHTSDDAIKLLLAGADVTHMCSALLHHGPEYLGEVLKGIEQWMEEKEYASISQLKGSVSHAKATDPAAFERSNYIKVLNSFDSPDGVWR; encoded by the coding sequence ATGACTGATCTATCCACCACTTACCTTGGCATGAGGTTGAAAAATCCGCTGGTGCCCTCTGCATCGCCTCTGGCACGTGATCCGGACGCTGCCAAACGTCTCGAAGATGCCGGAGCAGCAGCCATTGTCATGAACTCACTGTTTGAGGAGGAGGTGAATGCCGATGAGGAGCGGCTGGATCATCTGATGCATCATCAGGATATCGGCCATTTCGAGGCATCCAGCTATCTGCCTGCCGAGGATAGTTATAAAACCCATCTGGAATCCTATCTCGAACAGCTGGAGGGGTTAAAAGGTTCGCTTGAAATTCCGGTGATTGCCAGCCTTAACGGTACCACCCCAAGCGGCTGGACTGCCCATGCCAAACAGTTGCAACAGGCCGGAGCCGATGCGCTGGAGCTCAATGTCTATTACATGCCTGCCGATATGACCCAATGGGCCGATGCGGTGGAGAGCCGTTATGTGGATATACTCTCTGAGGTGAAGAAGCAGGTAGATATTCCGGTGATCATGAAGCTCTCTTCCCAGTTCAGTTCGGTTGGTAACTTTGTCAAAAAACTTGAGGCGGCAGGTGCGGATGGCGTCTCACTCTTCAACCGGTATTACCTGCCCGATATCGATCTTGAAACACTGGCTGTAACTCCGAGCCTGAAACTCTCAAGCTCAGTCGAATCACGCCTCTCGATGCGCTGGATCGCCATGTTATACGGTCGCGTGAATATGACACTGGCTGCGACCAGCGGCGTTCACACATCAGATGATGCCATCAAACTGTTGCTGGCCGGAGCCGATGTGACACACATGTGCTCAGCGCTGCTGCATCACGGCCCCGAATATCTAGGTGAAGTGTTGAAAGGGATTGAACAGTGGATGGAGGAGAAGGAGTACGCCTCAATCTCCCAGCTTAAGGGCAGTGTAAGCCACGCCAAAGCCACGGATCCCGCAGCCTTTGAACGCTCCAACTATATCAAGGTGCTCAACAGCTTTGATTCACCCGATGGCGTCTGGCGTTAG
- the nifJ gene encoding pyruvate:ferredoxin (flavodoxin) oxidoreductase codes for MAEKHKVTIEGNEAAAYIAHRTNEVIAIYPITPSSGMGEMSDAWSNQGRKNLWGAVPEVIEMQSEAGAAGTVHGSLQSGALTTTFTSSQGLLLMIPNMYKIAGELTSAVFHVAARSIAAQALSIFGDHSDVMAVRQTGFALLSSNSVQEVMDFALIAQSVTLKARIPVIHFFDGFRTSHEVNEAVVPSDEILHAMLPDALVRAHRKRALTPDAPVLRGSSQNPDLYFQGRESVNPFYEEMPEIVQACFDQFGELTGRQYHLFEYHGAADAESIVILMGSGAEAAIETVEELVNRGDKVGLLKVRLYRPLSATHLIEAMPASVKRIAVLDRTKEPGSDGEPLYKDVVTALAEHVGCGGDRFALMPRIIGGRYGLSSKEFTPGMIKAVFDEVAKESPKNHFTIGIHDDLSHTSLEWSEMSLVANANVTRCMFYGLGSDGTVSANKNSIKIIGEGTDLHAQGFFVYDSKKAGAVTISHLRFGPDPIRSTYLIGEDEAHFIACHQPVFLERYDMLAHAAEGAVFLLNSPHSHEEVWHDLTEKMQQQIIDKKLQFYVIDAYSVATESGMGRRINTVMQTCFFAISGVLEKDEAIAKIKEAVEKTYGRKGAKIVERNFAAIDASLAHLHRVEVPAGVTSGSVMQPAVVGDVPDFVKNITGEIIAGRGDAIPVSFIPNDGTWPLGTAAFEKRNLALEIPVWDEDICIHCGKCPFVCPHAAIRSKVFSEDVVADAPESFKHVPVKGREFEAGSRISYQVAPEDCTGCGLCVEICPVRDKSNASHKALNMAEQPPLRAQERENWDYFLSLPEYNREAIRWNGMKGAMLAQPLFEFSGACVGCGETPYIKLATQLFGDRMVIANATGCSSIYGGNLPTTPYSTNAEGRGPAWSNSLFEDNAEFGLGMRLAIDAHRDYALQMLKESELKLDGELVAALSGADQSDEPGIHEQRRRVELLKESLAGINSEMARNLESVADYLVKKSVWTIGGDGWAYDIGFGGLDHLMASGRNVNILVLDTEVYSNTGGQMSKSTPIGAVAKFAAGGKPVPKKDLSMIAMAYEHVYVGHVAFGAKDLQTLKTFMEAEAYDGPSLIIAYSPCIAHGVDLSHNIRQQELAVNSGHMNLLRYDPRRVAEGKNPLQLDSKKPSIPYREFAQTEARFSMLWRTHPEAADELMQRAQTGVLERFHHYEQLASLSFADAESQGEKS; via the coding sequence ATGGCGGAGAAGCATAAGGTGACCATCGAGGGTAATGAGGCGGCAGCCTATATTGCCCACCGTACCAATGAGGTGATCGCCATCTATCCGATCACGCCATCATCGGGCATGGGTGAGATGAGTGATGCATGGTCGAATCAGGGGCGCAAAAACCTATGGGGCGCTGTGCCTGAAGTGATCGAGATGCAGAGTGAGGCCGGTGCTGCCGGTACGGTGCACGGTTCACTACAGTCCGGTGCTCTGACCACCACCTTTACCTCATCACAAGGCCTGCTGCTGATGATCCCCAATATGTACAAAATTGCCGGTGAGCTAACCAGTGCAGTGTTTCATGTGGCGGCGCGCTCTATTGCTGCACAGGCACTCTCGATCTTCGGTGATCACTCCGATGTGATGGCTGTACGCCAGACCGGTTTTGCACTGCTCTCCTCCAACTCGGTGCAGGAGGTGATGGATTTCGCGCTGATTGCCCAGTCGGTAACCTTGAAAGCACGCATTCCTGTAATCCATTTCTTCGATGGTTTTCGAACTTCGCATGAGGTCAATGAGGCAGTTGTCCCATCCGATGAAATTTTACATGCGATGCTTCCCGATGCGCTGGTTCGGGCTCATCGCAAGCGTGCTTTAACCCCCGATGCACCGGTACTGCGCGGCAGCAGTCAGAACCCCGATCTCTATTTTCAGGGGCGTGAATCGGTTAATCCATTTTACGAGGAGATGCCGGAGATTGTGCAGGCGTGTTTTGATCAGTTTGGCGAGTTGACCGGCAGGCAGTATCACCTGTTTGAATATCACGGTGCAGCCGATGCCGAGTCGATTGTGATTCTGATGGGATCAGGCGCAGAGGCGGCGATTGAGACGGTAGAAGAGCTGGTCAACCGTGGTGATAAGGTGGGCTTGCTTAAGGTGCGCCTGTATAGACCACTCTCTGCCACACACCTGATTGAAGCGATGCCTGCCAGTGTGAAGAGGATCGCTGTGCTGGATCGCACCAAGGAGCCGGGCTCTGATGGTGAACCGCTGTATAAGGATGTTGTCACCGCACTGGCTGAACATGTTGGTTGTGGCGGTGATCGTTTTGCACTCATGCCACGCATTATCGGTGGCCGCTACGGTCTCTCCTCCAAAGAGTTTACGCCGGGCATGATCAAAGCTGTGTTCGATGAGGTTGCTAAAGAGTCTCCGAAGAACCATTTCACCATCGGTATCCATGACGATCTCAGCCATACCAGTCTGGAGTGGAGTGAGATGAGTCTGGTTGCCAATGCCAATGTTACCCGCTGCATGTTCTACGGCCTTGGCTCGGATGGTACAGTTTCAGCCAATAAAAACTCGATCAAGATCATCGGTGAAGGAACCGATCTGCATGCGCAGGGCTTTTTCGTTTACGACTCAAAAAAGGCGGGGGCGGTCACCATCTCGCATCTGCGTTTTGGCCCTGATCCGATTCGATCCACCTATCTGATCGGTGAAGATGAAGCACACTTTATCGCCTGTCATCAGCCGGTATTCCTTGAACGTTACGATATGCTGGCCCATGCCGCTGAGGGCGCAGTATTCCTGCTTAACTCGCCACACTCTCATGAGGAGGTGTGGCATGATCTGACCGAGAAGATGCAGCAGCAGATTATTGATAAAAAACTGCAGTTCTATGTCATTGATGCATACTCAGTAGCCACTGAGTCAGGTATGGGACGTCGCATCAATACCGTCATGCAGACCTGTTTCTTCGCCATCTCCGGTGTGCTGGAGAAAGATGAAGCGATTGCCAAAATCAAGGAAGCGGTTGAGAAAACCTATGGTCGTAAGGGGGCGAAGATTGTTGAGCGCAACTTTGCCGCTATTGATGCCTCTCTTGCCCATCTGCATCGGGTTGAAGTACCAGCTGGTGTAACCAGTGGTTCAGTGATGCAGCCAGCCGTTGTCGGTGATGTTCCCGATTTCGTCAAAAATATTACCGGAGAGATTATTGCCGGACGTGGCGATGCCATCCCGGTCAGTTTTATTCCCAACGATGGTACCTGGCCATTGGGTACGGCGGCTTTCGAGAAACGTAATCTGGCCCTTGAAATTCCGGTCTGGGATGAGGATATCTGTATCCACTGCGGCAAATGCCCGTTTGTCTGTCCGCATGCGGCGATTCGCTCTAAGGTGTTCAGTGAAGATGTAGTGGCTGATGCCCCGGAGAGTTTCAAACATGTGCCGGTGAAAGGGCGCGAGTTCGAGGCGGGAAGTCGTATCTCCTATCAGGTTGCCCCTGAGGATTGTACCGGTTGTGGCCTCTGTGTGGAGATCTGCCCGGTCAGGGATAAGAGCAACGCCAGCCATAAGGCGCTGAATATGGCTGAGCAACCACCGCTCAGAGCGCAGGAGCGTGAGAACTGGGATTATTTCCTCTCACTGCCTGAATACAACCGTGAAGCCATTCGCTGGAACGGCATGAAAGGGGCGATGCTGGCCCAGCCGCTGTTTGAGTTCTCAGGAGCCTGTGTCGGCTGCGGTGAGACGCCATACATCAAATTGGCCACCCAGCTCTTTGGTGATCGTATGGTAATCGCCAATGCCACCGGCTGCTCCTCGATCTATGGCGGTAATCTGCCGACCACCCCCTACAGCACCAACGCGGAGGGCAGGGGACCTGCGTGGTCCAACTCCCTGTTTGAGGATAATGCCGAGTTCGGCCTGGGTATGCGACTGGCCATTGATGCCCATCGCGATTATGCCCTGCAGATGCTCAAAGAGTCTGAACTGAAGCTCGACGGTGAACTGGTCGCAGCACTTAGTGGGGCCGACCAGTCGGATGAGCCGGGAATACACGAGCAGCGTCGTCGTGTTGAACTGCTGAAAGAGAGCCTGGCAGGTATAAACAGCGAGATGGCGCGCAATCTCGAATCGGTCGCCGATTATCTGGTCAAGAAGAGTGTCTGGACGATTGGTGGTGACGGCTGGGCTTATGATATCGGCTTTGGCGGCCTGGATCATCTCATGGCCAGTGGTCGTAATGTGAATATTCTTGTGCTCGATACCGAGGTCTACTCCAATACCGGTGGTCAGATGTCCAAGTCGACACCGATAGGGGCGGTGGCCAAGTTTGCGGCAGGTGGTAAACCGGTACCCAAAAAGGATCTTTCGATGATCGCCATGGCTTATGAACATGTCTATGTCGGTCATGTCGCGTTCGGTGCCAAGGACCTGCAGACGCTGAAAACATTTATGGAGGCGGAAGCCTATGATGGCCCGTCACTGATCATCGCCTATAGCCCCTGCATCGCCCACGGTGTCGATCTTTCGCATAACATCAGACAGCAGGAGCTAGCAGTAAACAGTGGCCATATGAATCTGCTGCGTTATGACCCTCGCCGGGTGGCGGAGGGTAAAAATCCGCTACAGCTTGATTCGAAGAAACCATCGATCCCCTACAGAGAGTTTGCCCAGACCGAAGCGCGCTTCTCGATGCTCTGGCGTACCCACCCTGAAGCAGCCGATGAGCTGATGCAGCGAGCACAGACAGGCGTGCTGGAGCGATTTCACCACTATGAACAGTTGGCCAGCCTCTCATTTGCAGACGCTGAGAGCCAAGGAGAGAAGTCATGA
- a CDS encoding RNA polymerase sigma factor: MSYINEPGDKELMLRYRDGSADAFATLYARHKAALYRFMLRSCESKAVAEELYQDVWVNVINARAKYKATAKFSTWLYCIANNRLVDHYRKQGKWDEYLVDDDSEHCAVAASFEQPEQQADINQQIERLMHCLKQLPPPQRQVFLLKEEAGLALDAIAASIGAGREAVKSRMRYALVKLRLCMGGEH; the protein is encoded by the coding sequence ATGTCCTATATCAATGAACCGGGTGATAAGGAGCTGATGCTCCGCTATAGAGATGGCAGCGCTGATGCCTTTGCCACGCTCTATGCCCGTCACAAAGCTGCGCTCTACCGTTTTATGCTGCGCTCATGTGAATCAAAGGCGGTGGCTGAAGAGCTCTATCAGGATGTCTGGGTGAATGTGATCAATGCCCGAGCCAAGTATAAAGCCACTGCCAAATTTTCCACATGGCTCTACTGCATCGCCAATAACCGGCTGGTGGATCACTACCGTAAACAGGGCAAGTGGGATGAGTATCTTGTTGATGATGATTCAGAGCATTGTGCGGTGGCAGCCTCTTTTGAACAGCCTGAACAGCAGGCTGATATCAACCAGCAGATAGAGCGGCTGATGCACTGCCTGAAACAGTTACCACCACCGCAGCGACAGGTGTTCCTTCTCAAGGAGGAGGCTGGCCTTGCCCTTGATGCTATTGCCGCCTCTATCGGAGCAGGGCGCGAGGCGGTGAAAAGTCGTATGCGTTATGCACTGGTCAAACTTAGACTATGTATGGGAGGTGAACATTGA
- a CDS encoding VWA domain-containing protein: MLIKKRVLLITATMFSALLLGACNTSKTTDSSSENRINVEEREAVAGKGQPASEVKLDEGVTASVADAAQPPHRRLKAKKETYASAMATSGVQRSMIASMAGMPGHIRFPSELVDRENYAHLDRNGVKLVSSDPVSTFSIDVDSGSYANIRRMLNEGRLPPQDAVRIEEMINYFSYDYKTPNSRKQPFSVTAEVAPAPWSSEKQLLHIGIKGYEMDRSQLPASNLVFLVDVSGSMFSSNKLPLLKSALKMLSSQLSSRDRISLVVYAGASGVVLEPTAGNQRARITSALDGLQAGGSTNGGAGIRLAYAMAEQAFIKGGINRVILATDGDFNVGTTNFESLIDLVEQKRKSGISLTTLGFGGGNYNDHLMEQLADKGNGNYAYIDTINEARKVLIDEVGSTLMTIAKDVKIQIEFNPEVVSEYRLIGYENRMLKREDFNNDRVDAGEIGAGHSVTALYEITLKGDKGVIDPLRYGSATKTTKASTRELAFLRLRYKQPDADKSQLIEYPLHRRMIKKSITKATSNFRFSAAVAAFGELLRGGAYAEKMDYDAVVKLVRHAKGRDDSGYRGEFLNLVRTAAALDAAHVKLTHPPHHSSGDGIIIE, encoded by the coding sequence ATGTTAATCAAAAAGAGAGTGCTGCTCATTACAGCCACCATGTTTTCAGCCCTGCTACTGGGGGCGTGCAATACAAGTAAAACAACCGATTCCAGCTCAGAAAACAGGATCAACGTTGAGGAGAGGGAGGCGGTTGCAGGTAAGGGGCAGCCTGCCAGTGAAGTTAAGCTGGATGAAGGAGTTACAGCATCCGTTGCTGATGCCGCACAACCGCCGCACAGACGTTTGAAAGCAAAGAAGGAAACCTATGCCTCAGCCATGGCAACTAGCGGCGTACAGCGCTCTATGATCGCGTCGATGGCGGGTATGCCGGGCCATATCCGCTTTCCATCTGAACTTGTTGATCGGGAGAACTATGCCCATCTTGATCGCAATGGAGTGAAGCTGGTCAGTAGCGATCCGGTCTCCACCTTCAGTATTGATGTCGATTCAGGCTCTTATGCCAATATTCGTCGTATGTTGAATGAGGGGCGACTGCCGCCTCAGGATGCCGTACGTATCGAGGAGATGATCAATTACTTCTCCTATGACTATAAAACACCGAATAGTCGCAAGCAGCCTTTCAGTGTGACTGCTGAAGTGGCGCCTGCGCCGTGGAGCAGTGAGAAGCAGCTCTTACATATTGGTATTAAAGGTTATGAGATGGATCGCAGTCAGTTGCCTGCCTCCAACCTTGTATTCCTGGTTGATGTGTCAGGTTCCATGTTTAGCAGTAATAAACTGCCGTTGCTTAAATCAGCACTGAAGATGCTCAGTAGCCAGCTCTCATCCAGAGATCGTATCTCACTGGTGGTTTATGCCGGAGCATCCGGTGTGGTGCTTGAACCGACCGCCGGTAATCAGAGAGCGCGTATCACCTCGGCACTGGATGGTCTGCAGGCCGGTGGTTCCACCAATGGCGGGGCAGGCATCCGTCTGGCTTATGCCATGGCTGAGCAGGCCTTTATCAAGGGCGGCATCAACCGCGTGATTCTGGCGACCGATGGTGATTTCAATGTTGGCACCACCAACTTCGAATCACTGATCGATCTGGTTGAGCAGAAACGAAAATCGGGTATCTCACTCACCACCCTCGGCTTTGGTGGTGGCAACTACAACGATCATCTGATGGAGCAGCTGGCTGACAAAGGTAATGGTAACTACGCCTATATCGACACCATCAATGAGGCACGCAAGGTGCTCATCGATGAGGTGGGTTCGACACTGATGACTATCGCCAAAGATGTGAAAATCCAGATCGAGTTTAATCCCGAAGTAGTCTCTGAATACCGGCTTATCGGTTATGAAAATCGCATGCTTAAACGCGAAGATTTCAATAATGATCGCGTCGATGCCGGTGAGATCGGTGCGGGGCACAGTGTTACAGCACTCTATGAGATCACGCTTAAGGGTGACAAAGGGGTTATTGATCCTTTGCGTTATGGTTCAGCAACAAAGACTACAAAAGCTTCAACCCGTGAACTTGCTTTCCTGCGTCTGCGCTACAAACAGCCCGATGCAGATAAGAGTCAGCTGATCGAATATCCGCTGCACAGACGTATGATCAAAAAGAGTATCACTAAAGCGACCAGCAACTTCCGCTTCTCGGCAGCTGTAGCCGCCTTTGGCGAACTGCTGCGCGGTGGAGCCTATGCAGAGAAGATGGACTACGACGCTGTTGTGAAATTGGTACGCCATGCCAAAGGGCGTGATGACAGTGGTTATCGTGGTGAGTTCCTGAATCTGGTTCGTACAGCGGCTGCACTGGATGCTGCGCATGTGAAACTGACGCATCCACCGCATCACAGCAGTGGTGATGGCATCATCATCGAGTAG